The genome window CAAGGAGGAGCACCTTACCGACACATTCCGGTAAGCGCGGGGTATGTGTTTACCATCTACCGCAAATGACAGGGTGCTTTCATCTATTTGAAAAGGAGGAAATACGAAAATGGCTGTCGTAGAACAAACGCTTATCAACGGAGTGAATGTAAGAGATATCGAAAACATGGTGAATGCAATCAAGGATGATCCTGGCATTGCACAGTTCAAGTTCCGGATTCAGAATACATGGATTGATGGTGGATTCAATAAGACCTCAGTAGGGAGATTTTATGGTGCGAACCAGGAGCATTCACATCTCAAGACATTTGCTTGGGACGCAGACAAACCGCCCGCGCTTGCAGGAAAAGACCGTGGAGGAAACCCCGTGGAACACCTTTTGGCCGCACTCGCAGCGTGTCTGACGACAACTCTGGTATACCATGCGGCAATTCGTGGGATTACGATAGACGAACTGGAATCCAGTCTCGAAGGAGATATTGACCTCAGGGAATTCCTCGGCTTGTCGAATGAGGTCAGGAGAGGATATCAGAATATACGGGTAAATTTCAAAATCAAGACCGATGAAGAAAATATCGAGAAGTTGAAAGCCCTGAGCAAACTCTCTCCTGTTTTTAATGTAACGGCAAATGGAACAAAAGTTGATGTGCTAGATAGAGAGGAAGTAATTGCAGATTTTCCCGTAAATCTGTGAG of Nitrospirota bacterium contains these proteins:
- a CDS encoding OsmC family protein; this encodes MAVVEQTLINGVNVRDIENMVNAIKDDPGIAQFKFRIQNTWIDGGFNKTSVGRFYGANQEHSHLKTFAWDADKPPALAGKDRGGNPVEHLLAALAACLTTTLVYHAAIRGITIDELESSLEGDIDLREFLGLSNEVRRGYQNIRVNFKIKTDEENIEKLKALSKLSPVFNVTANGTKVDVLDREEVIADFPVNL